A genomic window from Candidatus Methylacidiphilum fumarolicum includes:
- the trpC gene encoding indole-3-glycerol phosphate synthase TrpC — MDYPRNRLETIIASKKEEIKKLLPLQAKMEKELANRPFSKPTFSSALVHRKRLGLIAEFKRASPSAGPIAPTKDPVTQAIKYRKGGADCLSVLTDSKFFNGSLEDFKKIRQKVTLPMLRKDFIIHEVQVLESLLIGADALLLIVAALPWKHFLRLYSFCRKLGMEVLVEVHDEEEIDKALEAGAEIIGINNRDLRTFSVDLRTTRRLLPRIPENKIVVSESGIETSDDLSDLRIRGVDAVLIGEFLMRQENPETVIPEFFAPSSFPKGTRKSTFF, encoded by the coding sequence ATGGATTATCCAAGGAATAGGTTAGAAACGATTATTGCTTCTAAAAAAGAAGAAATAAAGAAGCTATTGCCTTTGCAGGCGAAGATGGAAAAAGAGCTAGCCAATCGGCCTTTCTCCAAACCCACTTTTTCCTCCGCTTTGGTCCATAGGAAAAGGTTAGGATTGATCGCTGAATTTAAAAGGGCTTCCCCATCAGCAGGACCAATCGCTCCAACCAAAGATCCTGTGACGCAAGCCATAAAGTATCGTAAAGGCGGGGCCGACTGTCTAAGCGTGCTTACTGATTCAAAATTTTTTAATGGCTCTTTGGAAGATTTTAAGAAGATTAGACAAAAGGTGACTCTTCCAATGCTGCGTAAAGATTTTATCATTCATGAAGTGCAGGTTCTAGAGAGCCTACTTATCGGGGCTGATGCATTGCTGCTGATCGTTGCTGCCCTACCGTGGAAGCATTTTTTAAGACTCTATAGCTTTTGCCGGAAGCTTGGAATGGAAGTTTTGGTAGAAGTACATGACGAAGAGGAGATAGATAAAGCTCTTGAAGCCGGAGCAGAGATTATTGGAATTAATAATAGAGATTTAAGAACATTCTCTGTGGATTTGAGGACTACCAGAAGATTGCTTCCCAGGATTCCAGAAAATAAAATTGTAGTTAGCGAAAGTGGGATAGAAACCAGTGATGATCTTTCTGACTTAAGGATAAGGGGAGTCGATGCGGTGCTGATTGGAGAATTTCTCATGCGACAAGAAAATCCTGAGACTGTCATTCCAGAATTTTTTGCTCCTTCTTCTTTCCCAAAAGGCACAAGGAAAAGCACGTTTTTTTAG
- the trpB gene encoding tryptophan synthase subunit beta produces the protein MQKRETFSLKLPDSLGYFGPYGGRFAPESLMEALLELEDAYKKAQTDPHFKEELDELLKNYAGRPTPLYYAKRLSSMLGDKKVYLKREDLLHTGAHKINNTLGQVLLAKRMGKKRIVAETGAGQHGVATATACALFGMECRIYMGEVDMERQALNVTRMQMLGAEVYPVRVGQKTLKEAINEGMRDWVINLRTTHYVLGSALGPHPFPMIVRDFQKVIGEECRAQFFKQEGRLPDVAIACVGGGSNAIGFFYGFLSDPQVRLIGVEAGGNGEALGEHAARFASGKLGIFHGTKTFVLQDENGQIASTHSVSAGLDYPAVGPEHAFLRDHLRVEYTKVSDAEALEGFFLLSQTEGILPALESAHAVAYCLKLCRELPKGAIVAVNLSGRGDKDVNQIAALQNKGQKG, from the coding sequence ATGCAAAAAAGAGAGACTTTTTCATTAAAGCTTCCAGATTCTTTGGGCTATTTTGGTCCGTATGGCGGACGCTTTGCTCCGGAATCCTTGATGGAAGCCTTGCTCGAGCTTGAAGACGCTTATAAAAAGGCCCAAACAGATCCTCATTTCAAGGAAGAACTCGATGAGCTTTTAAAAAATTATGCCGGTAGACCCACTCCCTTATATTATGCCAAAAGGCTTTCTTCGATGCTTGGGGATAAAAAAGTCTACCTCAAAAGAGAAGATCTGCTGCATACTGGAGCTCATAAAATCAACAATACACTAGGGCAGGTCCTTCTAGCTAAACGGATGGGGAAGAAACGGATTGTGGCAGAGACAGGAGCTGGTCAACATGGTGTAGCTACAGCCACTGCTTGTGCACTCTTTGGGATGGAATGCCGTATTTACATGGGTGAGGTGGATATGGAAAGGCAAGCTCTGAATGTTACCCGCATGCAAATGCTTGGAGCAGAAGTCTATCCTGTTAGAGTTGGGCAAAAGACTTTGAAAGAAGCTATTAATGAAGGGATGAGGGATTGGGTGATCAATTTGCGTACTACCCATTATGTCCTTGGATCGGCTTTGGGGCCGCATCCTTTTCCAATGATCGTAAGGGATTTCCAAAAAGTGATTGGGGAAGAGTGTCGGGCGCAGTTTTTTAAGCAAGAGGGGAGGCTTCCAGATGTGGCCATTGCCTGTGTGGGAGGAGGGAGTAATGCCATAGGCTTTTTTTATGGTTTTTTGTCTGATCCGCAGGTTCGGCTTATTGGGGTAGAAGCGGGAGGCAATGGAGAAGCCCTAGGCGAGCATGCTGCCCGTTTTGCTTCTGGAAAACTAGGCATATTCCATGGGACAAAAACTTTTGTGCTACAAGATGAAAATGGGCAGATCGCCTCCACGCATTCAGTGTCCGCCGGGCTGGATTATCCAGCAGTGGGTCCAGAGCATGCTTTTTTAAGAGATCATTTGAGAGTTGAATACACGAAGGTTTCGGATGCAGAGGCTTTGGAGGGTTTTTTCTTGTTGTCTCAGACCGAAGGAATATTGCCAGCACTGGAAAGTGCGCATGCGGTAGCCTACTGCTTGAAACTCTGCCGTGAGCTTCCCAAAGGAGCCATCGTGGCCGTTAATCTTTCTGGAAGAGGAGATAAAGACGTCAATCAAATCGCAGCCCTCCAAAATAAAGGCCAAAAAGGCTGA
- a CDS encoding tetratricopeptide repeat protein, giving the protein MRLDRLVLWLFLLLSSYIFSPRSLAVVPPQDEFLNIYLALQEAEQMEKKGEIAGAFQRYTECCKRLELLKKNFPEWEPGILNFRINFVKDKLSLLGQKLGKTPDEVQKNVLTALNASRTEPPSLESNNDVIKSLLSKHDKSSKSDEEVPKLKYRISQLEAELSQTKMKLEEAVSEANMLRNRLAATQKELAMFKSTNIESKITAVLQENNSLKAKLAQAEAKIRTLQAGNSEAGIAALRDQLKGVQEQLSILERENEVFRNTASTLKAQLEIAQQKLAESARDLANAPNTESLRKENEILRGIINRQLQEQARRDSAKRLVVEELQNLKIDSKFLQKQLEFLSSPVVTLSPEEQALLKAPINPNLSEIQQSTFEAQLTKPPEESLPTAQSNAMPKTESPDGSSSDHVQNTATIVPPATQQVAYQAPHEGSAIQSDPKPQTDPPHSAGSNELQASLPADIQKLVDEASTLFSEQHYQEAAEKYHQILEKFPNSVTAWANLGVIYYQQGQLKEAENALAQALKLNPNDAFSHSILGIVYYQEGLFDNAVTELTRAIVINPNDPKTRNYLGIACSKKGWQEAAEKELRKALELDPNYGDAHFNLAVIYATQRPPAKELAKRHYQDALSLGIPKDPSLEKFLE; this is encoded by the coding sequence ATGCGGCTTGACAGACTGGTTCTTTGGCTATTTTTACTGCTATCATCCTATATCTTCAGCCCAAGAAGCTTAGCTGTTGTTCCTCCCCAAGATGAGTTTTTGAACATCTATCTTGCCTTACAAGAAGCGGAGCAGATGGAAAAAAAAGGAGAGATAGCCGGAGCCTTCCAAAGGTATACCGAATGTTGTAAGCGGCTAGAATTGTTGAAAAAAAATTTTCCAGAATGGGAACCTGGGATTCTGAATTTCCGTATTAATTTTGTTAAAGACAAACTGAGTCTTCTTGGCCAGAAACTAGGGAAAACGCCTGATGAAGTTCAAAAAAATGTTTTAACTGCTCTCAATGCTTCCAGAACCGAGCCACCCTCTTTGGAATCAAATAACGATGTCATTAAAAGTCTTCTTTCTAAACACGACAAAAGTTCAAAGTCCGATGAAGAGGTTCCCAAACTCAAATACCGCATTAGTCAATTAGAAGCTGAATTATCCCAGACAAAAATGAAGCTTGAGGAAGCGGTTTCCGAAGCTAATATGCTCAGGAATAGGCTTGCAGCTACACAAAAAGAGCTGGCGATGTTTAAATCAACCAACATCGAAAGCAAAATCACTGCCGTTCTCCAGGAAAACAATTCCTTGAAAGCGAAACTAGCTCAAGCTGAAGCCAAAATAAGAACGCTGCAGGCGGGCAATAGCGAGGCGGGGATTGCCGCCCTTCGAGATCAGCTGAAGGGAGTACAGGAACAACTTTCTATTTTGGAAAGAGAAAACGAAGTTTTCAGAAACACAGCAAGCACCCTAAAGGCACAGTTAGAGATTGCCCAACAGAAACTTGCTGAATCAGCCCGGGACTTAGCAAACGCTCCCAATACCGAGTCTTTAAGAAAAGAAAACGAAATTTTAAGAGGGATTATCAACAGACAGCTTCAGGAACAAGCTCGAAGAGATTCGGCTAAAAGACTTGTTGTGGAAGAACTACAGAATCTCAAAATCGATTCAAAATTTCTACAAAAACAGCTTGAATTTTTGTCTTCCCCAGTGGTCACCCTTTCTCCAGAAGAACAAGCTTTACTCAAAGCGCCTATAAATCCAAATCTAAGTGAAATCCAACAATCTACTTTTGAAGCCCAGCTCACCAAACCTCCAGAGGAGTCCCTTCCCACCGCCCAGTCAAACGCTATGCCTAAGACTGAATCTCCAGACGGGTCCTCAAGCGATCATGTTCAGAACACAGCTACAATTGTTCCTCCAGCAACTCAACAGGTCGCCTATCAGGCTCCCCATGAGGGGAGTGCGATTCAGTCTGATCCAAAACCACAAACCGATCCACCCCATTCAGCTGGAAGCAATGAGCTACAAGCTTCTCTGCCTGCAGACATTCAAAAGCTTGTTGACGAAGCTTCCACTCTTTTTTCTGAGCAACATTATCAAGAGGCAGCAGAAAAGTATCATCAAATCCTGGAGAAATTCCCTAACAGTGTAACTGCTTGGGCTAATTTAGGGGTAATTTATTATCAGCAAGGACAACTCAAAGAAGCCGAAAACGCCTTAGCACAGGCTCTAAAACTTAACCCCAACGACGCCTTTTCTCATTCAATCTTAGGAATTGTATATTACCAGGAAGGGCTTTTTGATAATGCTGTCACCGAACTGACTCGAGCAATAGTTATCAACCCTAACGATCCCAAAACCAGGAATTATCTTGGAATAGCCTGTTCAAAGAAAGGATGGCAGGAAGCAGCAGAAAAAGAGCTAAGAAAAGCGCTTGAATTGGATCCTAACTATGGGGATGCTCATTTTAACCTTGCTGTCATCTATGCCACCCAACGACCTCCAGCTAAGGAGCTTGCCAAAAGGCATTATCAGGATGCCCTTAGTCTTGGTATCCCCAAGGATCCAAGCTTGGAAAAATTTCTTGAATAG
- the purE gene encoding 5-(carboxyamino)imidazole ribonucleotide mutase yields the protein MNQGQNNESFPLVGVVMGSRSDWQTMKAAVDILEEFSVRCEKKIVSAHRTPELLRTYGLSAAKRGIRVIIAGAGGAAHLPGMIASYTRLPVLGVPIESKVLRGVDSLLSIVQMPFGIPVGCLAIGESGAKNAALLAVSILALEDKQLAEKLEAFRAEQTRKVLEESL from the coding sequence ATGAACCAAGGACAAAACAATGAATCCTTTCCTCTTGTAGGAGTCGTTATGGGCAGTCGATCCGACTGGCAGACAATGAAGGCGGCTGTCGATATCCTGGAAGAGTTTTCCGTTAGGTGTGAAAAAAAAATTGTATCGGCCCATAGAACACCTGAGCTTCTCAGGACCTACGGACTGAGCGCGGCCAAGAGAGGGATTCGAGTAATAATTGCAGGAGCCGGAGGGGCTGCGCACCTGCCTGGTATGATTGCTTCTTATACGAGGTTGCCTGTCCTTGGGGTACCCATTGAGAGTAAAGTGCTTCGTGGAGTGGATTCGCTCCTTTCAATCGTTCAAATGCCATTTGGGATACCGGTAGGCTGTTTAGCGATTGGAGAAAGTGGGGCAAAAAATGCGGCTTTATTGGCCGTTTCTATTTTGGCCTTAGAGGATAAGCAGTTAGCTGAAAAGCTAGAGGCATTCCGGGCAGAACAAACTAGAAAAGTCCTTGAGGAATCTTTGTGA
- a CDS encoding flavoprotein yields the protein MDSFSIVLGVSGSIAAFRAVELASVLSKEGYMVDAVLTPAATQFIKPLSFECLTHRKAYTDEMQENLLNGRPLHIELAQKAGLILLAPATANIIAEYALGLAPNLLTSLLLATVAPVWIAPAMNVQMWRHPAVQQNVQTLKQRGVEFIGPEEGELACGDYGMGRLWPVEEICLKIMKKFPLKSMNRKALNR from the coding sequence ATGGATTCTTTTTCAATAGTTCTTGGTGTGAGTGGATCGATTGCGGCTTTTAGGGCTGTGGAGCTAGCAAGTGTTCTCTCTAAGGAAGGCTATATGGTGGATGCTGTTCTTACTCCAGCAGCCACTCAATTCATTAAACCGCTTTCTTTTGAGTGCCTGACACACCGGAAAGCGTATACAGATGAGATGCAGGAAAACTTACTCAATGGCAGACCACTTCATATCGAACTAGCTCAGAAGGCAGGACTCATTCTTCTTGCTCCAGCTACTGCCAATATTATCGCAGAGTATGCCCTAGGGCTAGCGCCCAATCTGTTGACCTCCCTCTTGCTTGCAACCGTTGCCCCCGTATGGATTGCTCCAGCTATGAACGTTCAGATGTGGCGGCATCCTGCTGTACAGCAAAATGTGCAGACATTGAAGCAAAGGGGGGTGGAATTCATTGGTCCAGAGGAGGGAGAGCTTGCCTGTGGGGATTATGGTATGGGTAGGTTATGGCCTGTGGAGGAGATCTGCCTGAAAATTATGAAAAAGTTTCCTTTGAAAAGCATGAATAGAAAGGCTTTGAATAGATGA
- a CDS encoding phosphoribosylanthranilate isomerase: MSLSFFGDSSKVWIKICGITSLEDALMAVEFGADALGFVFYPKSPRYLTVASAAKVMLRLPPRIVKVAVVVNPSQEQIEALEKELPIDLWQLHGEEDSKADCWQCRNIIKALRPPFERKMDLWEEIVHAFLLDSKSEQWGGSGIPFDWKEAAALQRHSQKPFILAGGLNPENIQKALLEVKPFGVDVSSGVESYPGKKDKKKLSEFIEICKKERLFH; the protein is encoded by the coding sequence ATGAGCTTGAGTTTCTTTGGGGATTCTTCGAAAGTCTGGATTAAAATATGCGGTATAACTTCTCTAGAAGATGCGCTTATGGCGGTGGAGTTTGGCGCAGATGCTCTAGGTTTTGTCTTTTATCCCAAAAGCCCTAGATATCTAACAGTTGCCTCAGCTGCCAAAGTGATGCTTCGGCTTCCCCCTAGGATTGTGAAAGTGGCTGTCGTTGTTAATCCAAGCCAAGAACAAATAGAAGCCCTTGAAAAAGAACTGCCCATCGATCTTTGGCAGCTGCATGGAGAGGAAGACAGCAAGGCGGATTGCTGGCAATGTAGAAACATCATTAAGGCTCTAAGACCTCCCTTCGAAAGGAAAATGGATCTATGGGAGGAAATCGTTCATGCTTTTCTTTTGGATTCCAAATCTGAACAATGGGGTGGGTCCGGTATCCCTTTTGACTGGAAAGAGGCTGCAGCACTACAACGGCATTCTCAAAAACCTTTTATACTTGCCGGAGGCCTGAATCCGGAGAATATTCAAAAAGCACTCTTAGAAGTCAAGCCTTTTGGAGTGGATGTTTCCAGTGGAGTGGAAAGCTATCCAGGGAAAAAAGACAAAAAGAAACTGTCAGAATTTATAGAAATATGCAAAAAAGAGAGACTTTTTCATTAA
- the gmk gene encoding guanylate kinase codes for MQKFFRREGILFVISAPSGAGKSTLCTNLRKSPDFIFSISCTTRPPRVGEVNGEDYFFLTEEEFLQKLSAQEFLEHAKVHGHYYGTLKSTVIDALKNGTDVLLDIDVQGARQIRQSNDPLLRNALVDVFIMPPTIEELERRLRKRGTETEEELAIRLKAAREEMKLWPEFKYTILSGSMEEDLTKFRAIMRAERYLSRRLTLIEAPF; via the coding sequence ATGCAAAAGTTTTTTCGAAGAGAAGGAATTTTATTTGTAATATCAGCTCCTTCTGGAGCAGGGAAAAGCACTCTTTGTACTAATTTAAGGAAAAGCCCAGACTTCATCTTTTCCATATCCTGTACGACTAGGCCGCCTCGGGTAGGAGAAGTGAATGGAGAAGATTATTTTTTTTTAACTGAGGAAGAGTTTTTGCAAAAGCTATCGGCTCAGGAATTCCTTGAGCATGCTAAGGTTCACGGTCATTACTATGGAACGTTGAAGAGCACCGTAATCGATGCATTGAAAAACGGTACAGATGTCCTATTGGACATAGATGTTCAGGGTGCCAGGCAGATCCGGCAAAGTAATGATCCCCTATTAAGAAATGCATTAGTCGATGTCTTTATCATGCCTCCGACTATTGAAGAGCTGGAAAGAAGGTTAAGGAAGAGAGGAACAGAAACCGAAGAGGAGCTGGCCATTCGGTTGAAAGCAGCCAGGGAAGAAATGAAACTTTGGCCTGAATTTAAATACACCATTCTTAGTGGTTCGATGGAAGAAGATTTAACAAAATTTAGAGCGATCATGCGTGCTGAGCGTTATCTGAGCCGTAGACTCACATTGATTGAAGCACCTTTTTGA